From one Pontibacillus sp. HMF3514 genomic stretch:
- a CDS encoding TetR/AcrR family transcriptional regulator yields the protein MSDNEIMNSILQAGELDDQLTPKQRQILQAAVEMFAEKGYASTSTSEIAKKAGVAEGTIFRHYKTKKELLFAIVSPMITKFAAPFFAQHFVKQVFDREVSGYEELLRNLIHNRFEFVKENVTLLKIVLQEVAFHEELQERYKSIFKDHVLESFEETVEHFQANGQIKDYPVHSVIRLTISTIIGFLVTRFIIMPDYDWDDEKEIDRTIDFIMNGLEK from the coding sequence ATGAGCGATAATGAGATCATGAACAGTATATTACAAGCAGGAGAACTAGACGATCAGCTCACCCCGAAACAACGCCAAATTCTTCAAGCTGCTGTTGAGATGTTTGCTGAAAAGGGCTATGCTTCCACTTCCACCAGTGAAATAGCTAAGAAAGCTGGTGTCGCTGAGGGAACGATTTTCCGCCATTATAAAACCAAAAAAGAACTGCTTTTTGCCATCGTATCTCCGATGATCACGAAGTTTGCTGCACCTTTCTTTGCTCAACACTTTGTAAAGCAAGTGTTTGATAGAGAAGTGTCTGGGTATGAAGAGTTGCTTAGAAATCTTATTCATAACCGATTTGAATTTGTAAAAGAGAATGTGACACTTTTAAAAATCGTTTTGCAAGAGGTGGCTTTTCACGAGGAGCTACAAGAACGATATAAATCTATTTTTAAAGATCATGTGCTTGAGAGCTTTGAGGAGACGGTGGAGCATTTTCAGGCAAATGGACAAATTAAAGACTATCCTGTGCATAGTGTGATCCGGCTAACGATATCTACAATTATAGGGTTTTTGGTGACGCGCTTTATTATTATGCCTGACTATGATTGGGATGATGAAAAAGAAATTGATCGTACCATCGATTTTATAATGAATGGTTTAGAAAAATAA
- a CDS encoding DUF1992 domain-containing protein, protein MDFAFRMAEERIKQADKNGEFKDLPGKGKPLDLSEINAVPEDLRMGYTIMKNANMIPEEMQIKKDIVKLEDLLQFCEDPKEEASLRKEINEKQLRFQTLMDKRKMKQSGAFRQYRGKINRKIGF, encoded by the coding sequence ATGGATTTTGCGTTTCGAATGGCTGAGGAGCGAATTAAGCAAGCAGATAAAAATGGTGAATTTAAAGATTTACCAGGAAAAGGGAAGCCCTTAGACTTAAGTGAGATTAATGCTGTTCCAGAGGATCTGCGTATGGGATATACCATTATGAAAAATGCCAACATGATTCCGGAAGAAATGCAGATTAAAAAAGACATTGTCAAGCTCGAGGACTTACTTCAATTTTGTGAAGATCCTAAAGAGGAAGCGTCTTTACGAAAAGAAATTAACGAAAAGCAACTGCGCTTTCAAACATTGATGGACAAACGTAAAATGAAACAATCCGGTGCATTTCGACAATATAGAGGTAAAATTAATCGGAAAATAGGATTCTAA
- the glsA gene encoding glutaminase A, giving the protein MVRLSNDYLKELITEYKPYTTKGEVMTGIPGLDELNQNDLGVAVMDLNHNIYAAGATDVSFSLQSASKVISLMIALEDLGKEKVFQTVGMEPMGDFFNTISHLESGDVHRPFNPMVNAGAIAICSLIKGDTVEERFDRILMMLKTITGNENIEMDQDVYEAEKVKGDRNRALAYYMSSSGAVALNPQDALDLYFRINSIRLQVEDLAKIGLFIANGGHLIEQNTQLVSPSHLNTIQAIMMTSGMYNESGNFAVEVGFPCKSGISGGIFSAVPGRYGIGVFGPAINKKGNSVGGAKILQRISSDLNLNIFNQTHTNDIKKSAQ; this is encoded by the coding sequence ATGGTCCGACTTAGTAATGATTATTTAAAAGAGTTAATCACTGAATATAAACCTTACACAACTAAAGGTGAAGTCATGACAGGGATTCCTGGGCTAGATGAATTGAACCAAAATGATCTTGGTGTTGCTGTAATGGACCTTAATCACAACATCTATGCAGCAGGAGCAACAGATGTTTCTTTTTCCTTGCAAAGCGCATCAAAAGTCATAAGTCTTATGATCGCCTTAGAAGATCTAGGCAAGGAAAAAGTGTTCCAGACTGTTGGAATGGAGCCAATGGGTGACTTCTTCAATACGATAAGTCACCTGGAATCTGGCGATGTCCACCGCCCCTTTAACCCTATGGTGAATGCAGGCGCCATAGCAATATGCTCCCTCATTAAAGGTGATACCGTGGAAGAGCGTTTCGATCGTATTCTCATGATGCTGAAAACAATCACAGGTAATGAAAACATTGAAATGGACCAAGACGTATATGAAGCTGAAAAAGTAAAAGGTGACCGAAATCGTGCTCTTGCTTATTACATGAGCAGCTCAGGAGCAGTAGCCTTAAACCCTCAAGATGCTCTTGACCTATATTTTCGTATAAACTCCATTCGATTACAGGTGGAAGACTTGGCCAAAATCGGTCTATTTATTGCAAATGGAGGACATTTAATTGAACAAAATACACAATTGGTTTCACCGAGTCATTTAAATACCATTCAAGCGATTATGATGACTTCAGGCATGTATAATGAGTCAGGCAATTTTGCCGTTGAGGTTGGTTTCCCTTGTAAAAGTGGGATTAGTGGCGGGATTTTCAGTGCAGTTCCAGGCCGTTATGGCATTGGTGTCTTTGGTCCAGCTATCAATAAAAAAGGAAATAGCGTGGGTGGTGCGAAGATTTTACAACGTATCTCGAGTGATTTAAATCTAAATATCTTTAACCAAACACATACGAATGACATAAAAAAGTCAGCCCAATAG
- a CDS encoding ABC transporter ATP-binding protein, translating into MDMVRVKDVAHSFGREEVLKEVNLSIQEGEIFGLLGPSGAGKTTLVKMIVGILEADRGEAWVKDVKMPSLEQMKVLGYMAQSDALYNELSARENLDFFGSIYGLKSKKRKQRIEEVMNIVDLYDHLDKPVHKYSGGMKRRLSLAAALLHEPDLLILDEPTVGIDPILRQSIWNELKRWQENGTTIIVTTHVMDEAGKCDRLAMLRDGYVIATGSPQELREKSHTETIEEAFLAYGGDKA; encoded by the coding sequence ATGGATATGGTACGAGTGAAGGATGTCGCTCACTCCTTTGGTAGGGAAGAAGTATTGAAAGAAGTTAATCTTTCTATTCAGGAAGGGGAAATCTTTGGTTTATTAGGACCTTCAGGTGCAGGTAAGACAACGCTTGTAAAAATGATTGTTGGAATTTTAGAAGCGGATCGGGGGGAAGCCTGGGTAAAGGATGTCAAAATGCCTTCTCTTGAACAGATGAAGGTATTAGGATACATGGCTCAATCTGATGCCTTATACAACGAGTTATCAGCTAGAGAAAACTTAGACTTTTTTGGTTCAATTTATGGATTAAAATCAAAAAAGCGAAAGCAAAGAATCGAAGAAGTCATGAATATCGTTGACCTTTATGATCATTTGGATAAACCGGTACACAAGTATTCAGGGGGGATGAAGCGACGCCTCTCGTTAGCCGCAGCTTTATTACACGAGCCGGACCTTCTTATTTTAGATGAACCCACCGTAGGAATTGATCCTATTTTACGTCAGTCTATATGGAACGAATTAAAGCGATGGCAGGAGAATGGTACAACCATTATTGTAACGACCCATGTCATGGATGAAGCGGGTAAATGTGATCGTCTAGCTATGCTTCGAGATGGCTATGTGATCGCTACAGGTTCGCCACAAGAATTAAGAGAGAAAAGCCATACGGAAACAATAGAAGAGGCGTTTTTAGCTTATGGAGGTGATAAAGCATGA
- a CDS encoding CAP domain-containing protein produces MFKKIAITTALATGVLMGSPFQSEASAQSNKDIQLFTNIQSNQQIDQEQINQWMNQILSNYEIQRDKQEGAKQPAQEETQKQQQPTQKQPEQNEQDQAQATPTTPSQQNEATQQQPTEQEQKQGYELSQYEQKVIELTNEKRAEQGLSPLKIDKELSKVARKKSQDMAQNNYFSHNSPTYGSPFDMMKQFGIEYRTAGENIAKGQRSPQEVVNAWMNSAGHRKNILNENFTHIGVGFEENGNVWTQQFIGK; encoded by the coding sequence ATGTTCAAAAAAATCGCCATCACTACTGCGTTGGCAACCGGAGTATTAATGGGGAGTCCTTTTCAATCAGAAGCAAGTGCTCAATCGAATAAGGACATCCAATTGTTCACGAATATTCAATCCAATCAACAAATAGATCAAGAACAAATTAACCAATGGATGAACCAGATTCTATCAAACTATGAAATTCAACGGGACAAGCAAGAAGGCGCTAAGCAACCAGCACAAGAAGAAACACAGAAACAACAACAACCAACACAAAAGCAACCTGAACAAAACGAACAAGATCAAGCACAAGCAACACCAACTACACCATCACAGCAAAACGAAGCAACACAACAACAACCAACTGAACAAGAACAAAAACAAGGCTACGAGTTAAGTCAATATGAACAAAAAGTCATTGAACTAACAAACGAAAAACGTGCAGAACAAGGTCTCTCCCCTTTAAAAATAGATAAAGAACTAAGCAAAGTAGCGCGTAAGAAGTCACAAGACATGGCTCAGAACAATTATTTCTCACACAATAGCCCAACGTACGGCTCCCCTTTTGATATGATGAAGCAATTTGGCATCGAGTACCGTACAGCTGGTGAGAATATCGCAAAAGGACAACGCAGCCCCCAAGAAGTTGTAAATGCATGGATGAATAGTGCAGGTCACCGTAAAAACATTCTTAACGAAAACTTCACCCACATCGGTGTAGGTTTTGAAGAAAACGGCAATGTATGGACACAGCAGTTTATTGGTAAATAA
- a CDS encoding PTS glucose transporter subunit IIA, producing the protein MLKKLFGKKNDQNTEEVLVSPLNGKILELSEVPDPVFSQKMMGDGLAIEPSEGKVVSPVEAEIVQLFPTKHAVGLKTDSGLEVLIHIGLETVSMEGEGFEGHVEVGDKVKPGDDLISFDMDLVNEKAKSTITPVILTNGDDVVESKEVLNTGEATKGETELLKVNLK; encoded by the coding sequence ATGTTAAAAAAACTATTTGGCAAGAAGAATGATCAAAATACCGAAGAAGTTTTAGTTTCTCCATTGAACGGTAAAATTCTAGAACTTAGTGAAGTACCAGACCCAGTTTTCTCACAAAAAATGATGGGTGATGGTTTAGCGATTGAACCATCTGAAGGTAAGGTAGTAAGTCCAGTAGAAGCTGAAATCGTTCAGCTTTTCCCAACGAAGCACGCTGTTGGATTAAAAACGGATTCTGGTCTTGAAGTACTGATCCACATCGGTCTTGAAACCGTAAGTATGGAAGGTGAAGGTTTTGAAGGTCATGTTGAAGTAGGCGACAAAGTGAAACCAGGTGATGATCTGATCTCATTCGATATGGACCTTGTGAATGAAAAAGCGAAAAGTACCATCACACCAGTTATCCTAACGAATGGGGATGATGTAGTAGAATCTAAAGAAGTGCTTAACACGGGTGAAGCTACAAAAGGTGAAACAGAATTATTAAAGGTAAACTTAAAATAA
- a CDS encoding ABC transporter permease has product MNIRALIIRILRQFRRDKRSMALMIVAPLLVLTLMWLVFDGDRYEPEIAVVDVLSPYVQVLEKQDAVIQEMSEDEAMNALQDVEVDAMIKMDQQSLKVALEGSDPSTNSAVKMTIQQAMKELGHQNSQMEPEFTYIHGSEDLGLFDNVGPVLIGFFVFFFVFIIGGVSFLRERTQGTLERLLSTPLRRWEIVTGYVLGFGLFTLIQSFIIAAYSIYVLDMWMDGSFWYVLLITFLLAMTALTLGTLLSAYANNEFQMIQFIPLVIVPQVFFSGLFNLDALAGWIQAIGKIMPLTYGANALRNIMIRGKGIESFQTDILILIGFALLFFLLNIVALKKHRKL; this is encoded by the coding sequence ATGAACATCCGTGCGCTAATTATACGTATTTTACGACAGTTCCGAAGAGATAAACGTTCAATGGCACTTATGATTGTTGCTCCATTACTCGTTTTAACCTTAATGTGGCTAGTATTTGATGGCGATCGCTATGAGCCAGAAATTGCAGTGGTGGATGTACTAAGCCCATATGTTCAAGTATTAGAAAAGCAGGATGCTGTTATTCAGGAAATGTCAGAAGATGAAGCAATGAATGCCCTACAAGATGTTGAAGTGGATGCAATGATTAAAATGGATCAGCAAAGTTTGAAGGTTGCATTGGAGGGGAGTGACCCTTCTACAAATAGCGCAGTGAAAATGACAATACAACAAGCGATGAAGGAGCTGGGTCATCAAAATTCGCAAATGGAACCAGAATTCACTTATATTCATGGTTCTGAAGATCTTGGTCTGTTTGATAATGTTGGCCCTGTATTAATTGGATTTTTTGTATTCTTTTTTGTATTTATTATTGGAGGCGTATCATTTCTCCGAGAACGAACACAGGGGACGCTTGAGCGGTTACTTTCAACTCCATTAAGACGTTGGGAAATTGTGACGGGGTATGTGCTAGGATTCGGCCTATTTACTTTAATTCAGTCCTTTATCATTGCTGCTTATTCTATATATGTGCTTGATATGTGGATGGACGGATCGTTTTGGTATGTTCTTCTGATCACTTTTCTGCTGGCTATGACGGCGTTAACATTAGGGACGTTACTCTCGGCTTATGCGAATAACGAGTTTCAAATGATTCAATTTATTCCTCTTGTCATTGTACCGCAGGTCTTTTTTTCTGGCCTATTTAATCTAGATGCATTAGCAGGATGGATCCAGGCAATAGGTAAAATCATGCCACTAACGTACGGGGCTAATGCATTAAGAAATATCATGATTCGTGGAAAAGGGATTGAATCTTTTCAAACGGATATCTTAATCTTGATCGGTTTTGCTTTACTATTTTTCTTGTTAAACATAGTGGCATTGAAGAAGCATCGCAAGCTATAA
- the mreBH gene encoding rod-share determining protein MreBH has protein sequence MLANAEIGIDLGTANVLIYSKNKGIVLNEPSVVAIDTDTKNVLAVGTEAKRMVGKTPKNVIPIRPLREGVIADYDITAQMLKAMLKKVSKKMGLSMRKPTVVICTPSGSTSVERRAIHNAVKSYGAKHVHLIEEPVAAAIGADLPVEEPVANVILDIGGGTSEVAIISFGGVVSCRSIRNGGDKMDEEIIQHVRKHYNILIGERTAEQIKMQIGYALIEHEEETMDVRGRDMVTGLPKTIELTSTEIQSALRESLEHILETVRATLEDCPPELSGDIVDHGVVITGGGALLKGMQDWLSKEIYVPVHLAPNPLESVAIGTGRSLKMITKLQKAAK, from the coding sequence ATGTTAGCAAATGCAGAAATTGGTATCGACTTAGGTACCGCAAATGTTCTGATATATTCAAAAAATAAAGGTATTGTATTAAACGAGCCATCAGTCGTAGCTATCGATACGGACACGAAAAACGTATTGGCTGTTGGAACTGAAGCAAAGCGTATGGTTGGTAAAACACCTAAAAACGTAATTCCTATTCGTCCTCTACGTGAAGGGGTTATTGCGGATTATGATATTACGGCGCAAATGCTTAAGGCTATGCTAAAGAAAGTCAGTAAGAAAATGGGACTTTCTATGCGAAAACCTACTGTTGTGATTTGCACACCTTCTGGATCTACTTCTGTTGAACGTCGTGCTATACATAATGCTGTTAAAAGCTATGGTGCTAAGCATGTTCATTTAATAGAAGAACCAGTTGCAGCAGCAATTGGTGCTGATCTACCAGTAGAAGAACCTGTCGCAAACGTTATTTTAGATATTGGTGGCGGTACAAGCGAAGTAGCAATCATCTCATTTGGAGGGGTTGTATCCTGCCGTTCCATCCGTAATGGTGGCGACAAAATGGATGAGGAGATCATCCAACATGTACGAAAACATTACAATATTTTAATTGGTGAACGAACCGCCGAACAAATTAAAATGCAAATCGGTTACGCACTAATTGAGCATGAAGAAGAAACAATGGATGTACGCGGTCGCGATATGGTAACAGGATTACCAAAAACGATAGAGTTAACATCTACAGAAATTCAATCTGCTCTTCGTGAATCTCTTGAACACATTCTTGAGACAGTACGTGCTACCTTAGAAGACTGCCCACCTGAACTTAGTGGTGATATCGTAGATCATGGTGTTGTCATTACAGGCGGAGGCGCTTTACTAAAAGGAATGCAAGACTGGTTAAGTAAAGAGATCTATGTACCTGTTCATCTAGCACCTAATCCACTAGAGTCCGTAGCAATCGGAACAGGACGTTCATTAAAGATGATTACGAAACTACAAAAAGCAGCTAAATAA
- a CDS encoding YflJ family protein has product MHIGSKGWYVNELKKLGMSRYEGRKLESYKKHILANLYFDRAK; this is encoded by the coding sequence ATGCATATCGGAAGCAAAGGTTGGTACGTTAACGAACTGAAAAAGCTAGGCATGAGCCGTTATGAAGGTCGCAAGCTTGAGAGCTACAAAAAGCACATTCTTGCAAACCTATACTTTGATCGCGCAAAGTAA
- a CDS encoding YkgJ family cysteine cluster protein — translation MSSEYLSYQEILRKCELLNEQYELNDEYFGNIVDQLLASDRSANEVIMDGFQQLLQQVSEEMTKMEGFMDAKASCFMGCAFCCYFPIIITELEAKTMKRIIDNWPEERRQRIMNHLEQYLSTYKDEIEHVTSLDRENDPDFKRKYIASQVPCPMLDTETNMCMAYEIRPIPCRTYVNYSDPKVCAENYLPKETFSYEFLYEFYMGALNEILQELYEDGEPNFVDYPTDVWQYDYLANWVKDWVSTEQNS, via the coding sequence ATGAGTTCTGAGTATTTGTCTTATCAGGAGATTTTGCGTAAGTGTGAGTTGTTAAATGAACAATATGAACTGAATGATGAGTATTTTGGTAATATTGTGGATCAGTTGCTTGCAAGCGACAGGTCTGCAAATGAGGTCATTATGGATGGATTTCAACAGCTTCTTCAGCAGGTAAGTGAAGAAATGACGAAGATGGAAGGGTTTATGGATGCGAAAGCTTCATGTTTTATGGGGTGTGCATTCTGTTGTTACTTCCCGATCATCATTACTGAACTTGAAGCCAAAACGATGAAACGTATCATTGATAACTGGCCGGAGGAACGCAGACAACGAATTATGAATCATCTTGAACAGTATCTATCAACTTATAAAGATGAAATAGAGCATGTGACTTCTTTAGACCGAGAAAATGATCCAGACTTTAAGCGTAAGTATATTGCGTCTCAAGTTCCTTGTCCGATGCTGGATACGGAAACGAATATGTGCATGGCCTATGAGATTCGACCGATCCCTTGTCGCACCTATGTAAATTATTCGGACCCAAAGGTATGTGCAGAGAATTACCTTCCTAAAGAAACCTTCAGTTATGAGTTTCTATATGAATTTTACATGGGCGCCTTAAATGAAATCCTTCAAGAGTTATACGAAGATGGGGAACCGAACTTTGTAGATTATCCAACTGATGTATGGCAATATGATTATCTTGCCAATTGGGTTAAAGATTGGGTTTCAACCGAACAAAACAGTTAA
- a CDS encoding MOSC domain-containing protein, with translation MVYELKSVNVGKPQFVKRNGEELYTSFIKTPTTGRIAVTKFGLEGDEQADKKHHGGEQKAVCVYPFEHFAYWEEQTGMKMSASAFGENLTIDGVAEDKVYIGDIFKWGDAQLQITHPRTPCQHISFVHTVKTFTKQVTQTGLTGFYAKVIQEGSASLHDSFVRTEQDPNLVSVAEINRLKYKDRNDQEGLERAIQVEALEPELKASFTERLNKLKEQ, from the coding sequence ATGGTATATGAATTGAAATCTGTAAATGTTGGTAAGCCCCAGTTTGTTAAGCGAAATGGAGAAGAACTCTATACAAGCTTTATTAAGACACCCACGACAGGTCGTATTGCTGTAACCAAGTTTGGGTTAGAAGGCGATGAACAAGCGGACAAAAAACACCATGGTGGTGAGCAAAAAGCAGTATGTGTTTATCCTTTTGAGCACTTCGCTTATTGGGAAGAGCAAACGGGTATGAAGATGAGTGCATCTGCATTTGGTGAGAATTTAACCATTGATGGTGTTGCAGAAGATAAGGTTTATATCGGTGACATTTTTAAATGGGGAGATGCTCAGCTTCAGATCACCCACCCACGCACACCATGTCAGCACATTTCTTTTGTCCATACCGTTAAAACATTTACGAAACAAGTGACTCAGACAGGCCTAACTGGCTTTTATGCAAAAGTCATACAAGAAGGCAGTGCTTCACTCCATGATTCCTTTGTACGGACAGAACAAGATCCTAATCTTGTATCAGTAGCTGAGATTAACCGTTTAAAGTATAAGGATCGAAACGACCAAGAAGGCTTAGAGAGAGCTATTCAGGTTGAAGCGCTCGAACCAGAACTGAAGGCATCTTTTACAGAACGGTTAAATAAGTTAAAGGAACAATAA
- a CDS encoding nucleoside deaminase produces MDYLNRALELAVDNVREGGEPFGAVLVRGDEVLAEGVNKLHQRYDVSVHAELEAIRKAQNSLETMDLRDCVMYASGEPCPMCLTAMYFSGIKKVYYAQTIHDAEEAGLGLSKHVYMELSKQKEQREMDMIHVTVDDKNLDALTHYKG; encoded by the coding sequence TTGGATTATTTGAATCGTGCCTTGGAGTTGGCTGTTGATAATGTTCGAGAAGGAGGAGAGCCATTTGGAGCTGTTCTGGTGAGAGGGGATGAAGTGTTAGCGGAAGGTGTGAACAAGCTTCATCAGCGATATGATGTGAGTGTACATGCTGAGTTAGAAGCGATTCGTAAAGCACAAAACTCTCTAGAAACGATGGACCTTCGTGATTGCGTTATGTATGCCAGTGGTGAACCTTGTCCAATGTGTCTAACAGCTATGTATTTTTCAGGTATTAAAAAGGTCTATTATGCACAAACCATACATGATGCAGAGGAAGCAGGTCTCGGATTATCAAAGCATGTCTATATGGAACTTTCTAAACAGAAAGAGCAACGTGAAATGGACATGATACATGTAACAGTTGATGATAAAAACTTAGATGCTTTAACTCATTATAAAGGATAG
- a CDS encoding HAD family hydrolase, whose protein sequence is MLHSHSFIENSKVLIFDLDGTLYEDTAHFDLFAEKLQKLVPHEQQENFQHDFQKVKKGTHPLAIGKVYDAQEDLIWTWDPFTETLSMPETWSGELHNQNDKPLNFPASSFDFDRWIAIGDGWWPPYVLARHYGVPMETCHNAYNETKIDMAKGEGWITETPGLRDFLHKLKEDMEIVLITNSDAVDVERLLEHLSLQHAFETKITSAVKPVHTKEHFEQIVNQYKVQPEEVVSIGDNFMNEIAPALQMGMKAVWLTPDQPQQAHEKLLPVTSLVDIISKNSEEDE, encoded by the coding sequence ATGCTCCATTCACACTCATTTATAGAAAATAGCAAAGTTCTCATATTCGATTTAGACGGAACGCTTTACGAAGATACCGCTCATTTTGACTTATTTGCAGAAAAGCTACAAAAACTGGTACCCCATGAACAACAAGAAAACTTCCAACATGACTTTCAAAAAGTGAAAAAAGGAACGCATCCATTAGCTATTGGGAAAGTATATGATGCCCAAGAAGATTTGATATGGACGTGGGACCCTTTCACAGAAACACTATCTATGCCGGAGACATGGTCAGGTGAACTACATAATCAAAATGACAAACCTCTTAATTTTCCTGCTTCATCATTCGATTTTGATAGATGGATTGCGATTGGTGATGGTTGGTGGCCCCCATATGTCTTAGCTAGACATTATGGAGTTCCAATGGAAACATGTCACAATGCGTATAATGAAACGAAGATAGATATGGCTAAAGGGGAAGGCTGGATCACAGAGACACCTGGATTACGTGACTTTCTTCATAAGCTAAAAGAGGATATGGAGATCGTTCTCATAACCAATAGTGATGCAGTAGATGTAGAGCGTTTGTTGGAGCACTTATCATTACAACATGCTTTTGAAACGAAAATTACCTCAGCTGTAAAACCTGTTCACACTAAGGAACATTTTGAACAGATCGTTAACCAGTATAAGGTTCAGCCTGAAGAAGTGGTCTCCATAGGGGATAATTTTATGAATGAAATTGCTCCTGCTCTTCAAATGGGTATGAAAGCAGTCTGGCTAACGCCAGATCAACCTCAACAAGCACACGAGAAACTTTTGCCGGTTACATCATTGGTGGATATCATTTCAAAAAACAGCGAGGAAGACGAATAA